A region from the Streptomyces sp. 3214.6 genome encodes:
- a CDS encoding LCP family protein, whose amino-acid sequence MDAQGRGRADNIDPADQWVLNPNTGEYELRLSPSGPQSAVPGPRRSGSGQSGGGGRGGGGSARGRTTGTTGTTGTTGAAVGQGAMSPSSSLSPSASPSGTALSTEVPGPRRRRGTPEEPVTNRRGRRPVKKKSKAKKILLWTGGVMAFVLVGTAGAAYLYLQHLNDNITSVSDDGASTGGFSKDKAINLLVIGTDKRTGSGNEGYGDSGSVGHADTTILLHVSKDRTNATALSIPRDLIVDVPDCQTAQPDGTTKVIPGTSGVRFNTSLGQDGRTPSCTVRTVTELTGIQADNFMVADFNAVKTLTTAVGGVEVCLAKDIDDKDSKLKLAKGTHLIQGEEALAFVRTRHSVGFGGDLSRIQLQQQFLSALMRKLKSNDTLTSPTKMIKLAEAGTKALTVDSQLDSINKLKDLGLELGKLNVKNLTFTTVPVVDNPAEKVKATVVLDKSSASTVFQMIKDDVSFTEVKEKAAASKNAAAAAAAARLKGPQSAASAVRVRVMNGGAPAGSAQETLNWLQNDEGVTKSENAGNAPAALARTTLEYGPDQADQARKLAAVMGLPGTALKPGKSVLNSQGLPTMTLTLGKDFKGAGVSLTAPAKVPDSVQKSTADKVQCAK is encoded by the coding sequence GTGGACGCGCAAGGCCGTGGGCGGGCGGACAACATCGATCCCGCAGACCAGTGGGTGCTCAATCCGAACACCGGTGAATACGAACTGCGACTGAGTCCTTCCGGACCGCAGTCGGCGGTGCCCGGACCGCGCAGATCCGGCTCCGGCCAATCCGGCGGTGGCGGGCGCGGCGGCGGTGGTTCCGCGCGCGGTCGTACAACGGGTACGACGGGTACGACGGGTACGACGGGAGCGGCGGTGGGGCAGGGTGCGATGTCACCCTCGTCGTCCCTCTCGCCGTCGGCCTCGCCGTCCGGGACGGCGCTCAGCACGGAGGTGCCGGGGCCGCGCCGGCGCCGGGGTACGCCGGAGGAACCGGTGACGAACCGGCGTGGGCGCCGGCCGGTGAAGAAGAAGTCGAAGGCGAAGAAGATACTGCTGTGGACCGGCGGGGTCATGGCCTTCGTGCTGGTGGGTACGGCCGGTGCGGCCTACCTCTATCTCCAGCACCTCAACGACAACATCACGTCCGTCTCCGACGACGGCGCGAGCACCGGTGGCTTCAGCAAGGACAAGGCGATCAACCTGCTGGTGATCGGCACCGACAAGCGCACCGGTTCGGGCAACGAGGGCTACGGCGACTCCGGCAGCGTGGGGCACGCGGACACCACGATCCTGCTGCACGTCTCCAAGGACCGGACGAACGCGACCGCGCTGAGCATCCCGCGCGACCTGATCGTGGACGTCCCGGACTGCCAGACCGCGCAGCCGGACGGCACCACCAAGGTCATCCCGGGCACGAGCGGCGTCCGCTTCAACACCAGCCTCGGGCAGGACGGCCGTACGCCGAGCTGCACCGTGCGCACGGTCACCGAGCTGACGGGGATCCAGGCGGACAATTTCATGGTCGCCGACTTCAACGCGGTGAAGACGCTGACCACGGCGGTCGGCGGTGTCGAGGTGTGTCTGGCCAAGGACATCGACGACAAGGACTCGAAGCTGAAGCTGGCCAAGGGCACGCACCTCATCCAGGGCGAGGAGGCGCTGGCCTTCGTGCGCACCCGGCACTCGGTGGGCTTCGGCGGCGACCTGAGCCGGATCCAGCTCCAGCAGCAGTTCCTCAGCGCGCTGATGCGCAAGCTGAAGTCGAACGACACGCTCACCAGCCCCACCAAGATGATCAAGCTGGCGGAGGCGGGCACCAAGGCGCTGACCGTCGACTCCCAGCTCGACAGCATCAACAAGCTGAAGGACCTGGGTCTGGAGCTGGGCAAGCTCAACGTCAAGAACCTGACCTTCACCACCGTGCCGGTCGTCGACAACCCGGCGGAGAAGGTCAAGGCCACCGTCGTCCTCGACAAGTCGTCGGCGTCCACCGTCTTCCAGATGATCAAGGATGATGTCTCGTTCACCGAGGTGAAGGAGAAGGCGGCGGCGTCGAAGAACGCGGCGGCCGCGGCGGCCGCGGCCCGTCTGAAGGGCCCGCAGTCCGCCGCCTCCGCGGTGCGGGTGCGGGTCATGAACGGCGGTGCGCCCGCCGGCAGCGCACAGGAGACTCTTAACTGGCTGCAGAATGATGAGGGCGTGACGAAGTCCGAGAACGCGGGCAACGCACCGGCAGCACTGGCCAGGACGACGCTCGAGTACGGGCCCGACCAGGCGGACCAGGCACGCAAGCTCGCCGCCGTCATGGGGCTGCCCGGTACCGCTCTGAAGCCGGGCAAGAGCGTTCTGAACTCCCAGGGTCTGCCGACGATGACGCTGACGCTGGGCAAGGACTTCAAGGGCGCGGGCGTCTCGCTCACGGCGCCGGCGAAAGTCCCGGACTCGGTCCAGAAGTCCACAGCGGACAAGGTCCAGTGCGCCAAGTAG
- a CDS encoding LCP family protein — protein MKYSLRPRQWELWRSPPVRRRRRWVRYGVGAVGVVVLGVGVAGWVVYVKLDGNITPDDAAAAELARYAKERPTSLVKDAQNILLIGSDSRAGDGNEEYGRDSGTERSDTTILLHLAAGRRSATAVSLPRDLMVDVPACLRADGKRAEATFAMFNYAFQTGGSACTIRTVEKLTGVRIDHHVVVDFSGFKDVVDAVDGVEVCLSKPIDDKAAKLRLPAGKVTLDGEQALGYVRARKSLGDGSDTDRMERQQRFLGALVNKVQSNDVLLNPVKLYPVLDAATSSLTTDPDLASLRGLYELVRGLRDIPTEHVQFLTVPRESYVYNANRDQLVEPEAEELFERLRIDAPLVVSKEVPTKSSSSKSPGYGPYGSLVVNRAAYAAVSPTPPAPTFRGNTAAEDACG, from the coding sequence ATGAAGTACTCCTTGCGGCCGCGGCAGTGGGAGCTGTGGCGGTCGCCTCCGGTGCGGCGTCGGCGGCGGTGGGTGCGGTACGGGGTGGGGGCCGTGGGCGTGGTCGTGCTGGGGGTCGGGGTGGCCGGGTGGGTCGTCTATGTGAAGCTCGACGGGAACATCACGCCCGATGACGCGGCCGCGGCGGAGCTTGCGCGGTATGCGAAGGAGCGGCCGACGTCGTTGGTGAAGGACGCGCAGAACATCCTGCTCATCGGGTCCGACTCGCGGGCCGGGGACGGTAACGAGGAGTACGGGCGGGACTCGGGGACCGAGCGGTCGGACACGACGATCCTGCTGCATCTGGCCGCCGGGCGGCGCAGCGCCACCGCCGTGTCCCTGCCCAGGGATCTGATGGTGGACGTGCCGGCGTGTCTGCGGGCGGACGGGAAGCGGGCCGAAGCGACCTTCGCGATGTTCAACTACGCGTTCCAGACCGGGGGTTCGGCCTGCACGATCCGGACGGTGGAGAAGCTGACGGGGGTACGGATCGATCATCACGTCGTCGTCGACTTCAGTGGGTTCAAGGATGTGGTGGACGCCGTGGACGGGGTGGAGGTCTGTCTGAGCAAGCCCATCGACGACAAGGCCGCCAAGCTGCGGCTGCCCGCCGGGAAGGTCACGCTCGACGGGGAGCAGGCGCTCGGGTACGTGCGGGCCCGTAAGTCGCTGGGGGACGGGAGTGACACCGACCGGATGGAACGGCAGCAGCGGTTCCTCGGGGCGCTCGTCAACAAGGTGCAGAGCAATGACGTTCTGCTGAACCCGGTGAAGCTGTATCCGGTGCTGGACGCGGCCACGTCCTCCCTCACCACCGACCCGGATCTGGCGAGTCTGCGCGGACTCTACGAACTCGTGCGCGGTTTGCGAGACATTCCTACCGAACATGTGCAATTCCTGACCGTTCCACGGGAGTCGTACGTCTACAACGCAAATCGCGACCAACTCGTGGAGCCCGAGGCGGAAGAACTCTTCGAGCGGTTGCGCATCGACGCGCCGCTCGTGGTTTCCAAGGAAGTTCCCACGAAATCCAGCTCTTCGAAGTCTCCCGGCTACGGACCGTACGGATCCTTGGTTGTGAACCGTGCGGCTTACGCGGCGGTTTCGCCCACTCCGCCCGCTCCGACGTTCCGCGGAAACACCGCCGCCGAGGACGCCTGCGGGTAA
- a CDS encoding TIGR03089 family protein translates to MTATDRTPADLLRSALAADPARPLVTFYDDATGERVELSVATFANWVAKTANLLQDGLSAEPGDRVALLLPAHWQTAVWLLACSSVGVVADVAGDPARADFVVAGPGQFEAGLACRGERYALSLAPLGRRFAPGPPQGYDDYAVSVPSFGDRFVPYVPVDPEEPALIVAGGEYTGAEVVERARAEASGLGLTGPGSRLLSGLAYDTWDGLSAGLYAPLASGGSVVLCRNLAQLGEEALAKRIESERVSATAR, encoded by the coding sequence GTGACTGCCACCGATCGCACCCCTGCCGACCTGCTGCGTTCCGCGCTGGCCGCGGACCCCGCGCGTCCCCTGGTGACCTTCTACGACGATGCCACCGGCGAACGGGTCGAATTGTCCGTGGCCACCTTCGCCAACTGGGTGGCCAAGACCGCGAATCTCCTCCAGGACGGGCTGTCCGCCGAGCCCGGCGACCGGGTCGCGCTGCTGCTGCCCGCACACTGGCAAACGGCGGTGTGGCTGCTGGCGTGTTCGTCGGTGGGCGTCGTCGCGGACGTGGCCGGGGATCCGGCGCGGGCGGACTTCGTCGTCGCCGGGCCGGGGCAGTTCGAAGCGGGGCTGGCGTGCCGGGGCGAGCGGTACGCGCTGTCGCTGGCGCCGCTCGGCCGACGGTTCGCGCCGGGTCCTCCCCAGGGGTACGACGACTACGCCGTGAGCGTCCCGAGTTTCGGGGACCGCTTCGTGCCGTACGTCCCCGTCGACCCCGAGGAGCCCGCGCTGATCGTGGCCGGGGGCGAGTACACCGGTGCGGAGGTCGTGGAGCGGGCGCGGGCGGAGGCGTCGGGGCTGGGGCTGACCGGGCCCGGGTCACGGCTGCTGTCCGGGCTGGCGTACGACACCTGGGACGGGCTGAGCGCTGGGTTGTACGCGCCGTTGGCGAGTGGGGGGTCCGTGGTGCTGTGCCGGAATCTGGCGCAGCTCGGCGAGGAGGCGCTGGCGAAGCGGATCGAGAGCGAGAGGGTTTCGGCTACGGCTCGGTAA
- a CDS encoding peptidoglycan recognition protein family protein has protein sequence MRGLLASSIGVTCVAALALPLTPPATAATVRPAPAAEAASAGTTRATSPDTPPTRSLPDRPDLPDRPDRLDLPDRPDLPDRSDLPDVPGLPGSTQSLPLTPLTGDRALGGVVVDQGLPRRDVRHFSLLGVVWDDPATELHGRVQVRTRPAGAGAWSGWQDVETHNADHGADPGTPESVSGQVRGATAPLWVGDSDGVEIRVHPDMERRTEETARGTRILSTAAPLPAGLRLELVDPGTTAPAAPAGPPSSQTPPVGTDPKADRPPASADAGTTARPADTTTTTTADSTTTTTTPADTTTTQVDATEMTPAAIEASAVNTPLAPLGATEIPALDRGGTERELFSLRAAELTSAQRTKPYIGPRPTIVTRRGWGADESLRESGFRYTTSVKAAFVHHTASGNTYKCSQAPSVIRGIYRYHVKSMGWRDIGYNFLVDKCGKIYEGRAGGVAKPVLGAHTLGFNTNSMGIAVLGTFSSAQPNSATVTAVARLTAWKLGLFGANPKGKTYLKSAGGNLYAKGKNVRLNVISGHRDGYATECPGKQLYGKLGSARSTAARYQGR, from the coding sequence ATGCGTGGATTGCTTGCTTCCTCGATCGGTGTCACCTGCGTGGCGGCTCTCGCCCTCCCGCTGACGCCGCCCGCCACCGCGGCGACGGTGCGACCGGCGCCGGCCGCAGAGGCGGCGTCCGCCGGGACGACCAGGGCCACAAGCCCCGACACCCCCCCGACACGGTCCCTACCCGACCGCCCCGACCTACCTGACCGACCAGATCGCCTCGACCTACCTGATCGCCCCGACCTACCTGATCGATCCGACCTACCTGACGTACCGGGCCTCCCGGGCAGTACCCAGTCGCTGCCCCTCACCCCGCTCACCGGCGACCGAGCCCTCGGTGGCGTCGTCGTCGACCAGGGCCTGCCCCGTCGGGACGTACGCCACTTCTCCCTCCTCGGCGTCGTCTGGGACGACCCGGCCACCGAGCTCCACGGCCGAGTCCAGGTCCGTACCCGCCCGGCCGGCGCCGGCGCCTGGTCCGGCTGGCAGGACGTCGAGACGCACAACGCCGACCACGGCGCCGACCCCGGCACCCCCGAGAGCGTCTCGGGACAGGTCCGCGGCGCGACAGCCCCGCTCTGGGTCGGCGACTCCGACGGCGTCGAGATCCGCGTCCATCCGGACATGGAACGCCGTACGGAGGAGACGGCCCGCGGCACCCGCATCCTCTCGACCGCCGCCCCCCTCCCCGCGGGCCTGCGCCTGGAACTGGTAGACCCCGGAACGACCGCCCCGGCCGCCCCGGCGGGCCCCCCGTCCAGCCAAACGCCGCCCGTCGGAACCGACCCGAAGGCCGACCGGCCCCCGGCAAGTGCCGACGCGGGCACCACCGCAAGGCCCGCCGACACGACCACCACCACAACGGCCGATTCCACGACCACCACCACAACGCCCGCCGACACGACCACAACGCAGGTCGACGCCACCGAGATGACGCCCGCGGCGATCGAGGCCTCGGCCGTCAACACCCCCCTCGCCCCGCTCGGCGCCACGGAGATCCCCGCCCTGGACCGAGGGGGCACCGAACGCGAGCTCTTCAGCCTGCGCGCGGCCGAGTTGACGTCGGCCCAGCGGACGAAGCCGTACATCGGCCCGCGCCCGACCATCGTCACGCGCCGCGGCTGGGGCGCCGACGAGAGCCTGCGCGAGAGCGGCTTCCGCTACACGACGTCCGTCAAGGCGGCGTTCGTGCACCACACGGCGTCGGGCAACACCTACAAGTGCTCGCAGGCCCCCTCCGTCATCCGCGGTATCTACCGCTACCACGTCAAGAGCATGGGCTGGCGCGACATCGGCTACAACTTCCTCGTCGACAAGTGCGGGAAGATCTACGAGGGCCGCGCCGGGGGAGTGGCGAAGCCGGTCCTGGGCGCCCACACCCTCGGGTTCAACACCAACAGCATGGGGATCGCCGTCCTCGGCACCTTCTCCAGCGCCCAACCGAACTCCGCCACGGTCACGGCCGTCGCCCGACTGACGGCGTGGAAGCTCGGACTCTTCGGGGCGAATCCGAAAGGCAAGACATACCTGAAGTCCGCGGGTGGCAATCTCTACGCAAAGGGAAAGAACGTACGGCTGAATGTGATCTCCGGTCACCGGGACGGCTACGCCACGGAATGCCCGGGCAAGCAGCTCTACGGCAAGCTCGGCTCGGCCCGTTCGACCGCGGCGCGCTACCAGGGGCGCTGA
- a CDS encoding sugar phosphate nucleotidyltransferase → MTEAILLVGGKGTRLRPLTVHTPKPMVRAAGVPFLTHQLARARAAGVDHIVLATSYLAEVFEPYFGDGSALGLHIEYVTEDEPLGTGGAIRNVASRLHSAPDDPVLVFNGDILTGLDIGRLVATHETTGADVSLHLTKVTDPRAYGLVPTDETGKVLAFLEKPQTPEEIVTDQINAGAYVFRRSVIDTIPPGRPVSVERETFPDLLSAGAHLQGMVDSTYWLDLGTPAAFVRGSADLVLGRAPSPAVPGRCGDRLVLPTARVAPDAKLTGGTVVGEGAFVAEGARVFGSTILPGAVIEPGAVITDSLIGTGARVGERSVLTGTVIGDGAIIGPDNELRDGARVWCDARIPAGAVRFSSDQ, encoded by the coding sequence GTGACAGAAGCGATCCTCCTGGTCGGCGGCAAGGGCACCCGGCTGCGCCCGCTCACGGTGCACACACCCAAACCCATGGTCAGGGCGGCGGGCGTGCCGTTCCTCACGCACCAACTGGCGCGGGCGAGAGCGGCGGGCGTGGACCACATCGTCCTCGCGACGAGCTATCTGGCGGAGGTCTTCGAACCGTACTTCGGCGACGGCTCGGCACTGGGTCTGCACATCGAGTACGTGACGGAGGACGAACCCCTCGGCACCGGCGGCGCGATCCGCAACGTGGCGTCCCGGCTGCACTCGGCCCCCGACGACCCAGTGCTGGTCTTCAACGGCGACATCCTCACCGGCCTGGACATCGGGCGACTCGTGGCCACGCACGAGACGACGGGTGCGGACGTCTCCCTGCACCTCACGAAGGTCACGGACCCCCGGGCCTACGGCCTGGTCCCCACGGACGAGACGGGCAAGGTCCTGGCGTTCCTGGAGAAGCCGCAGACCCCCGAGGAGATAGTCACCGACCAGATCAACGCGGGCGCCTACGTGTTCCGCCGCTCGGTCATCGACACGATCCCGCCGGGCCGCCCGGTGTCGGTGGAGCGCGAGACGTTCCCCGACCTCCTCTCCGCCGGCGCCCACCTCCAGGGCATGGTCGACTCGACGTACTGGCTGGACCTCGGCACCCCCGCGGCCTTCGTCCGCGGCTCGGCCGACCTGGTCCTCGGCCGCGCCCCGTCGCCTGCGGTCCCCGGCCGCTGCGGAGACCGCCTGGTCCTGCCCACGGCCAGGGTCGCCCCCGACGCCAAGCTGACCGGCGGCACGGTGGTGGGCGAGGGCGCGTTCGTGGCGGAGGGCGCGCGGGTCTTCGGCTCCACGATCCTTCCCGGCGCCGTCATCGAACCCGGCGCCGTCATCACCGACTCCCTCATCGGCACCGGGGCCCGCGTGGGCGAACGCTCCGTCCTCACCGGCACGGTCATCGGCGACGGCGCGATCATCGGCCCCGACAACGAACTCCGCGACGGCGCGCGGGTGTGGTGCGACGCGCGCATCCCGGCAGGCGCGGTGCGGTTCTCCTCGGACCAGTAG